Sequence from the Fodinibius salicampi genome:
CGGACTATCATATTCCTTCTATTAACCGGGAACACCACGGGCTTGAGAACAGAAAAGAACTTTGTAGGGATTTCTTTGCTCAGCCAAACATCCAAAACACTCCTGCTTTTATCAAGCGCTTGCTTTTTAAGTCAAAAGGGCAGCTTCTGTTTAACCGTGCCAAGTATGATCCCCGTGTAGACAGACTACTTATCAAAGATCCTCTTGCCTGCTTGGCAAGCTCATTTCTGCACCAGCGATACGATATGGATGTGGTGATATTGGTTCGCCATCCGCTGAGCTTTGCGGGAAGCCTTAAACGACTGGGCTGGCGATTCAATTTTGACAATATTCTGTCCCAGGAACAACTTATGAGTGATTATCTGAAGCCCTATCGGGAAGAGCTAATCTATTTACAAAATAAACAAACCACGGTTGTTGAGGAAGCCGCCATGCTCTGGAACTGTATTTATACGGTATTGACTAATTTCATTAGTAAAAATCCCTCATTTATCGTTTGCAGGCATGAAGATATCGCTCAAAGCCCTGTTAAAACCTTTCATAACCTCTATTCCAAGTTAAATTTAAACTATACTGCTTCTGTGGAAAAGAAAATATCCGAGCACACAAATGAGGATAATCCTGTATCAACCCAAAATAACCGGGCCCACCAACTCAAACGAAACAGCGAGGCACTCATTTATAAATGGAAAGATATTCTGACTGAAGATGAGATCATTCATATCTCTGAGAAAACCAAGAAAATAGCTTCAAATTTCTATCAGCAGGATTTTTTCCGAGATATCTAACCCGCTAAGCTGGCTTCCCCCGGGGTTTAAATTTTACTCCAAATGGTTTCATTAAAATTTAATGCGTGCCTGAATGCCTATTTCACTTCGGGTATCCCCTTGGATTTCATTCAATCCGCTCCCGATAACCTGCTTGTCCTCGTATTTGGTGATCCCAAATTTTGCCCACAGTTCCAGATAAGAAAACGGTTCGTAATTAAGCAGCAGGTACATCCGCTGTCCCTGGTCGAACAAAACCTGACTTCCAAACACGTACAGCAAATCATTCTCAAACTGATATACGCGTGTCGCAAAACTTTCGGTATCGAAGACCGTCAGGCGGGTATCCAGACGTAAATTATTACGCAGCTGAAGCCGCACATCCTGGTAAAGCAAAATACCGCTTTCAAGTGAGGCCCCCGGCTCACGGTTTTGAACCAGCTCTCCCCGGGTGCGAAGGCGGATATTTTTATTTACCTGGTATTCAATATTCGCACGAATACTACTGCGCTGACCATTTCCCAATGCCCGCTGTGTGCGTCCCAGTTCATCCGGGGTCTCATACTCTCCTTCTTTGGTTTCACTTCGCCACTGCAGATACACTTCCCAATCCGCAGTTAGCTTAACTTCCGCCCTGCCCAGCCATTCAAATCCCTTTGTCGACTGATGAGTCCCAAAACGCGGACCGGGAAACCTGAACTGATCCATATACCCGCTAAGCGTAATGTTCTCCCCGATGGCATGCTGAAGTCCCAAATAAACTCCCTCTTCATTTTTGGGCGCACCCGATGATTCTCCAAAACCGCTGCCCTGAATTGACTGGAACTCTTTCTTATAATTCCGGTAGGCTAAAGCCATATCAGTTTGCTCTCCAACAGGACTTTCAAGCCCTGCAACCAAACCCATGCCCCCATTTTCACTTCTTGCGGCCTCTCCGAATATAATAGCCGGCCCGACCAATAACGTATAATCTATCCCAAAAACGGAAATTGAGGTACCCCGAAAATCATAACGGGCATACGGCTGTTGACTAGCTGTAATATAGCGATTAAAAAAGGTTCGGTATCCTGTGGTACCTATAATTCCAATAGGAAATTCCATCTGTAGGCGTCCTCCATATAACATTTGCCGCACATTTCCTCTCCGTTCGTACTGCCTGGCCGTCCGGTGATAGCCACTTGAAGTTGGAAAGCGAATTGTATCGGATGAAATTTCACTGGCGGTAAGTCGCCGGACGGAATAAAATCCTGTTAGCTGGAGCCGACCTCCGACAGTAGCAGCCGCTCCCCGGAAATAATTGGATTCCTGCGCAGAGGTATAAGGCTTGATTCCTCTTCCACTGCGATTAGCAGCTCCCGTAACATCTCCGCCTTTGCCGAATACGCCGCCGTTCCACAAAACAAGTCCCTGCCCAAACGATAAGCTGTAATCTCCTAAGGCAAGCGTGCGCAACTTTCCGTTACCTTCCAGTGCCAAATGCCACGACTGATGATCGAATCGTACGGGACTTTCCAGTATCTCACCGGCATCTTTTTCCTGCGTCAGGTTTATGGACAAATGGTTGCTCCGGTATCCCATCCGCTGGTAATATTTTACAGCATTTCCCAGGTATCCGCCCCCTTCCGGCGAATCCAGATAACCGCGTGCTGGCTGTAAATCTCGCTGGTAACGGCTAAAAGACTGAAATTGTCCATTACTGGTCCAATACCGCGGATCAGTATAGAGTATTTTACCGAGCTGAAGTCCTTTCCCAATTGTAATATAGGGGCGTATTTTATCATACGTTACCCTCCCAATCCCGGATACTTCCACCAGCTCATCGGGCGTTTCAAACGGTTTTCTCTCTTCCCGGTAGCGAATAATAGCCCGGGCGGTTTTCAGGTTGAGACCCGGAACCTGTCGCAGACTGTGCAAGCCCGCAGTATTAACATTCACGGGATTTGCGGATAATTCCTGCAAGAACTGAATCAACTGCTCGCTATTTGCTTCGGCATCCTCGGGATCAAAGCCCTCAAGCGCCTGTTCCAAATCCTGCTGCACCTCCGTACTTAAAGAATCCCGTTCCTGGGCACTGCTTACATATGGAATTACCAGGAACAGAGATATTATGACAAAGACCTTCATACGCTACCACCGAACTTTAAAGTCAATAGCCGGACTGTATCCCAACACGTTATTCTCGTGTCGCTGTACTCCCACACTCGCTCCCCATAATCTGCTTTCATAGCCGAAACCTGCCGCAAAGGTTTGGGGAGCCGTTGTAATACCCGCTCTGCCCATTAATCCAGCAATAATATTAACCTCAATTCCACTTCTGAAGGCCACTGGGAAACGCACGTCTTTAAATATTTCTGTGGAAAAAAGAGCTATATCGGAAAGAAAGTATGAAAGTCCCACACTCAGATTACGCGGTAATTCCTCATCGTTAAGAGAGCCGTAGGCAGGTTGATTAAGATTAATGGCCTTGGCCCCGATCCAAAGTCCGGGTACAACGGAAGCAGCGACTCCCAGATCAACTCCAAATGCACCGGCTGAGCCATATCCTCCACCCTGTATGACGTGATTATAGTTTAACACAATACCGTAATGGAAGCCTGCCACTGAATGTTTATAGCCCATCCGTAACCTGCTTTCATTGAAAAGGTCGTATCCATAACGATGTGCACCTGCCGAAAATACTCCAATATCCGTAGGATAATTGACCGCAGCGGCCATATCCGTAATTTCAGCTAACCCAAAATAACGCACACCAAAAAAGGAAACATCAGGTCTTTGATCAGATATCATAGCCGGATTGCCAAATACAGACCATGAACTGTTGGGCAGCGCCGTAGTGGCCTGCCCCATCGACAATTCCCGGGCTCCTAATACGGCCTGTCCCTCTGCATCCGGAGGAGAACTCAGTCCGCTTAAACATACCAGGAGAAGAATTAAAAGTTTTCTGTGAGAATGCCTGTGCTTTTTTATAATATATTCCATAACAAATAACTCTCTTTGATTTAGGTGTTACGTATTTTGATATATCTATTTTTTACCAAACGAAACCGGATCCCAGTTCTCTTTATTTTTATTTGTATGGGACTCCTGTTGCTTCCTATGAGAGGCATTAGTCAGGAAATTGATGCGCGCGTAACTGTTGATCGCAGTCAATTGAGCAACACTTCGCTCAGCTTCCTTGACAATCTCTCTGATGAAATCGAATCGTATATAAACGAATACAATTGGACCGATACCGATTTTAAACTACAGGAAAGAATCAGGCTCGATCTTCAGATTACGTTAATGAGTACCGATGACAATTTCAACTTTAATGCTCAGGTTGTTGTTCAATCGCGACGTCCGATCTATAATACCCCACGCGAAACCATGCTCTTTTTTCATAATGATGAAAATTGGACGTTCAATTATACGCCCAACCGATCCCTCCGGCATGATCTGCTCCAGTTCGATACCCTAACCAGCTTTATCGATTTCTATGTATATATAGTTCTTGGATACGATTTTGACAGTTTTGAAGAGCTGGCAGGCACCCCCTATTTTTCGGAGGCTCAAAATATTCTTTCACAGGCCCAGAATTCTTCTGCCACCGGCTGGGATTCCAACAATAACAGGCGCAACCGGGCGCAACTTGTCTCAAATCTTCTAAGTTCTAATTATGAATCATTACGGTCAGCCATCTATGAGTATCACCGCCTTGGACTGGATCGTTTTGTCGATCACCCTAAAGAAGCGAGGCAACAGATTATAGCCACGCTCCAAAAAATTGATGAAGCAAAAAGCCGCACTTCCTCAAATTTTCTATTTGATATCTTCTTCAATACTAAATACCGCGAATTAGTATTTATTTTTGAAGATGCCGAACCACAAGTTCGGCGCAATGCCTTTGAAGTTCTGTCAACCGTTGATCAAAGCCATCTTTCTGAGTATCGAAAGCTGCAGTAGATCTTCTGTTAAGAACTGAATTAGCGATTTACATAAAATGAATCCTTTATTTCTACCCAATCCGATAACTACTCTTTCCTACCAGCTGAATATTTTATCTCAGGTTTTGTATATTCGTTTGCAAGAGGCCAATAAAATTCCATTCTAACAGAAAAAAATTTTTAGCCTATGAAATTTTATGTTTGTATCAAACAGGTTCCGGATATTGATGCCCCTATACAGATAAAAGATGGGAAACTAATCCAGGATACTGACCGCATGGTTCTTAACGCTTACGATGCATCCGCTGTAGAAGAAGCTCTGGTGCTTACTGAAGAGACTGACGGAGAAGTAGAGGTAGTTTTGGTCGGACCCAGCAAAGCCAAAGAAACTATTCGCAAGGCATTGGCTATGGGCGCTGATAAAGCTTCCCACATTGTACTTGAAGGAGAGGATACCTACGACTCGGCAACTTATGCCAAAATATTGGCAAAATTTTTCGAAGATAAGGAATACGATGTTATAGCCTGTGGGAAACAATCCCAGGACACGGATGCTGGTCTTGCCGGAAGTATGCTGGCAGAACACCTGAATCTGCCTTATACAACTAATGCAGTGGGACTTTCGATAGAGGATGGAAAGCTGGTCGTGAAACGTCAGGGAGACTCGGGACAAGAAATCATTGAACTCCCTCCCTCCTGTCTTGTCACCTGCTCAAACGATATGAACGAACCCCGCATACCCAGTCTCAAAGGGATTATGCAATCCAAGCGAAAGCCTATGGAAACTATTGAACTTTCTGACTTAGGTATAGAAGAGGATAACCTTTCTCCTAAAACCAAAGTAACCGGCTACATGGAAAAACCAGAGCGAGAACCGGGACAAAAGTTTGAGGGGGAACCGGAAGAGTTGGCGCAAAAGGTGGCGACGCTCCTCGATGAAGAAGCTAATGTGATTTAAATGAGTCATAAGTAATGAGAGTAAAAATTCTCATTACTCATCACTGGTTCACCAGAAATTTAGAACGAAAATAAAACTATTTTTACTATGAGTACCCTACTAACTCACATTGTTATCAGTGACGGCAAGATAAAGCGCTCCTCATTAGAAGTATTATCCCATGTCCGACAACTGGCGGAGAGTCACGGTCACCAAGCAGAAGCTGTAATTATTGATGAAAAAGCTTCAGATTATGTTGACGAGGTAAAGAAGTATGGACCTTCAACCATTTATACGATTGAGGATCCTGTGTTTAAGAATCATCAGAACAGACCTCTCATTAAAGCCCTTAATAAAGTAATTGAGAAAGCCGCCCCCTATCTGATTGCTTTTGCCTCAACGGAAAGTACCAAAGATATTTTAGGAGCTCTTGCCGCCAGTCAGGATGCCGCCGTACTTTCTGATGTTTCGGAGTTTGAACTTACTGACAATGGAATTCAGGCAAAGCGTCCGGTGATGGCCGCAAAAATATTATCTGATAATCAAGCAGAGGGGGATAAAATACTGGTTTCCGTACGTTCAGGCTCTTACGATCTAAATGAAGCTGACAGCGAAGCAGAGGTAATAGATATAGATTTCAGTATTGATGATAATGAAATAAAAGCCTCACTCCGCGAAATTATCGGAACGTCAGATGATAAAATTGATCTCTCAGAGGCTCAAACAATTGTTGCTGCCGGTCGCGGTACCAAAGACGAAGAGGGACAAGCTCTCATTGAAGAACTGGCCTCCGTCCTCAATGCCGGTATCGGAGCTTCACGTGCTCTTACTGAAGCGGGTATCATGGACCCAAGCCTGCAAATTGGTCAGACCGGGAAGGTAGTTTCACCACAGCTCTATATTGCCGTGGGCATTTCTGGAGCTATTCAACACGTAGCAGGAATGTCTAACAGTAAAGTGATTGTAGCTATCAACAAAGATCCCGATGCGCCCATCTTCGATATTGCTGATTATGGAATCGTAGGGGATCTCTATAAGGTACTGCCACCTTTTATTGAGGAATTGAAGAAGATCAAAAACTAATATAGTTGAAGTTAAATGTTCCAAGTTTGGAAACTATGACCTTCAACCTTTAAATCTTCAACTTTCCAACTGATTATAATGGACGAAAAATTTGACTGTATTATCGTGGGAGCGGGTATTGCAGGACTGGCAGCAGCCATGATCCTGGCCCGAAATAATATGAAGTTTCTCCTCATAGAGAAGGGAGAATTTGCAGGATCAAAGAATGTTTCCGGGGGAGTTCTCTGGGGCAGCGATCTGGCAAAGCTTGTTCCTGAATACTGGAAAGAAGAAGACGGGGGCTGGGAACGCTTCATCAACCATCGGCGCCTTACCTTTATGGACGATCAGTCAACCTTTTCCATTGATTTTAAATCCTCCCATTTTAATGAAACGCCCTATAGCGGCGTCGTTGTTTTGCGTTCGAAATTTGACCGGTGGCTGGCCGGGAAAGTACAGGATGCCATCGACAATAGTGATTATGCCATGGAGTCCTTTATTGCCACTAATATAAAGGTCGATGAAGTACTCATGGAAGAGGACAAAGCAGTGGGCATCCGTACTGGAGATGAAGAGTTCCACGCGGATAGCGTAATCATTGCGGAGGGAGTAAATAATCTGCTTACCCGTCATGTGGGTTTGCAGGACGACTATGTACCTGCCGATCATATGCTGACCGGCATTAAAGAAGTCATCCGTTACGATCAAAAGGTACTGGAAGACCGGTTTCAGCTCGACGGACTAAGCGGAATGTCGAATGAATTTGTGGGTTTTGCAACCGACGGGGTAGAAGGCGGTGGATTCCTCTACACAAACCGCGATACTATCTCACTGGGCTTGGTGGCCGGCATCAAAGACATGAGAGAGAAGGAAAAAAGTCCTCATGATATTCTAAATCATTTTAAAAACCACCCGGTCATACAGGACACTATTAAAGGGGGGGAAGTAGTAGAATATTCTGCTCATGTTGTTTCCTCAGGTGATAAACGGGTAATGCCAAAAGAGCTGTATAAAGACGGGATTCTTCTTTGTGGCGAAGCTGCTAACCTGTTAATGAACGCCGGAAAGGCCATTCAGGGAATGGATTATGCCATGCGGTCGGGCATTCTGGGTGCGGAAACTATTATAAAAGCGAAAGAAAAAGGAGATTATTCCAGCAATACTCTTAAAGAATATAAAAAAGCTTTGGAAGATAGTTACGTCCTGAAAGATATCAACAACTTTCAGGATGCCGTACATATGCTGCATAGTCCACAAATGTACCAGGATGTGCCTAATTTAATTTGTGATTTCGGACGAAAGTTTTTCACTATTGATGATGAACCTACCAAAAAGTCACGCAAGCTGATGTCTGAATCAATTAAAAAGCACTCTTCATACTGGGATTTAATGAAATTAGGATTTAAAGGGGCAAAATCGTTATGAAATTACTTGATCTTACGGAACGGCTGGGACTTGTTAGCTATCGCAATCAGGCAAAATCGGATATCAAGCCACATATCGTTGTTGATACCGATATTTGTAATTCTGTATGCCCGCACAAGTGTACTACCTATGTATGCCCGGCTAATTGTTATACTATGGATGAGGAGGGACAAGTACACTTTCAGGTAGAAGACTGTATTGAATGTGGTACCTGCATGTATGCCTGCGATCAGGGAGCCGTAGACTGGAACTATCCAGACCCGGAAATTGGCAGAGGCGTCACCTGGAATTTCGGATAAATTACCTGGGCCTCTTTTTAAAGACCTTGACCATTTGGCAAAATCTAATCTTTAAAATCTCAATTTTTATAAATATAAAAAAGGCCGCTCTCGTATTAACAAAAGCGGCCTTTTATTGTAAACAGCTCTCCTTTTAGGAGTTAACTTCCAGAAGGTGTCAGAGCGATTTCAAGCTCTTTATTTCCTTCCAGCATCACTTCCTGACTAAAGCTTTCATAACCATCAGCTTCAATCGTTACTGTGTATGTTCCTGGCTCAAGTCCGTCGATGTTAAACTTACCTTCTTCGTCGGTAGTAGCAGACTGATCGGCAGAAACCTTAACTTCTACACCGGCAACTGCCTCTTGGGAAGCATTATCGATGACTTTACCAGAAATTGTAGCAGCGGCTGTTGCTTCGGTTTCCGCTTCTGTGGTTTGAGCCACAGCGGTATTGGAAACCATTGCAAGTCCGAATATCAACATGAATGCTGAGAGAACGTATTCTTTTTTGAGAAACTTCATAATATTATATCTCTATTTTTTAATTAATCTTTAATGATATTTATGATTGTCATAGGGCAATCAATTATTGCACTTCTATATACCCGGCAACCATTTTTTTTGTTCCAAATTTTATTGATTTCTCATTTATTGGTTCCAGGTACCCGAAGAAACGGTTGCTAATCACAGCCTCAAAACGCGATACTAAAAATGAGGCGATAATAATTAGACACATTTTTTTGTATCTTTAGACTTAAAATATCAGCCATTAAATTCTAGTAAAATATCAGAGCATTATCTTATGGACTTTGAATTTTCCGAAGAACAGCAGCTAATACGCAATGCGATTAAAGATTTTACTGAACGGTATGTTGCTCCGGGTGTTAAAGAACGCGATAGCAAAAAAAAATTCCCTGCAGAAATTGTAAAACAGCTAGCAGAACAGGGATTTATGGGCATGATCCATCCTGAAGAGTTTGGTGGTGGAGGCGTGGACACTATTAGTTTTTGTCTGGCTATTGAAGAGATTGCACGATGGGATGCTTCCCTCGCATTGACGGTTGCCTCTCACACTTCCCTGGCCTCTGGCCATATCGCGCTGGCTGGGAGCAAGTCACAGAAAGAACAATATCTTACTCCTCTGGCTAAAGGAGAAAAGTTAGGGGCATGGTGTCTTACGGAACCCGGTTCCGGCAGCGATGCCTCAGGCTTGAAAACAACCGCCATAAAGAAAGGAGATCATTATATACTCAATGGTTCAAAAATATTTATTACCCAGGGTTCCGTTGGTGACATCTATGTGGTACTGGCTAAAACCGATCCGGATAAAGGAACAAAAGGTATTAGTACTTTTATCGTAGAGAGTAGATGGGATGGCATACAGCCGGGCAAAAAGATGGAAAAGCTGGGCATGAATTCCAGCGATACTACCGAAGTCCATTTTGAAGAGGTTAAAGTGCCGGAAGAAAATTTGCTCGGCGAAGCCGGAAAGGGATTTGTTGATACTATGAAAGTGCTTGATGGCGGGCGTATAGGCATTGGGGCCCTTTCAGTTGGAATTGCCCGTGGTGCGCTGGAAGAATCGATGAGGTATGCCGGAGAGCGCAAACAATTTGGATCACCCATCGGCGACTTCCAGGCCATAGAAACAAAACTTGCAGACATGGCCACGGAAATAGATGCCGCCCGCATGATGGTCCACCGCGCCGCTCAATTAAAAGATCAGGGAAAACCCTACACCAAAGAAGTTTCAATGGCCAAGCTTTTTGCTTCTGAATTAGCAGTACGCGCGGCTAATGAGGCCGTACAAATTCACGGTGGTTATGGATATATCAAAGAATACCACGTTGAACGATTTCTGCGCGATGCGAAGTTAATGACTATTGGCGAAGGTACTTCTGAAGTACAACGTATGATCATCGCACGTGAATTAAAGAAAGAACATTGGGGATAGTGGCAAAGCATCCGTTGAATACTCAATCCAACGGACTATTAGCAAATGACGGGAATTCTTTACTTTTTTAGAGAAAATCAATAGCATTCCTTTTTCTATGAACAAATAACCCCTTCTATGCCTAATGACTTCATCAGGATTGTCATTCTATTTTGTTTGGTCACCTTGACCTCCTGTTCGGAGCAGTCAAATGAACAAGGCTTTGTTTCCGAAAATCCAACGTTCGGAATTTGGCAGGATTTATCGGAACCTCCGATAACATTCGAGCTAGTACAAACCTTCGGTGATAATGAAGCGCTTATGCTTCCCCAAACTTATCAGTTACAAGGTCCGGTCACAGATCAAAACAACAACCTTTACGTAATTGACGGACAAAATGGAATTCTGTACTCTTTCGACCCGGACGGAAATTTACGGTGGCAAACGGGCAGAGAAGGAAGAGGTCCCGGTGATTTTGAGCAGCCGCGTGGATTAGTTACCGACGGCGAATATCTTTATACCGCCAATGTAAGTGGTTCCCGAATCGATCAATTTGATATGGATGGAAATTTTATAACCAGCACTTCCCTTGAATCCCTTGACCTTTCCTTTAATGCGGTTGAAGGGTTTTTAGACGATAGCTTATTGGTTACCTCCTCTACTGTAATGGGCCAGTTAGCGAGACAAGTGACCCTCTTAAATACCAGAGACAACTTAAATATAGTTAATCAGTTTACAATTGAATCTTCTTCTAATACGGATCTACCGGAAGGCCTCGGCTATAGTTTCAGTATCCAGGTCATTGACTCTTTAATAGCAGCCGGAAATATTCAAGACTATAAGATCCATTTTTTTAACAGTCAGGGGGAAAATGTTAAAAGCATTACCCGCGATTTTGATAAACTGATGCGGCCCGGTTTCGTTCAATCTGGCTCCAGTCGCTCTATCCGCGGTTACGGCAGCCTTAATGCTCCCATTCCTCTTACCAGCGGCTTTTACCTGACCACCTTAAACTGGCCAACAAATGTAGACGATCCCGACCGCTACCTGGAAAGGTCGCAACGTGAAGACAGTAGGGTACCACCGATTACCTTCAAAAATAGTCTTGACCTGTATCGCTCGGATGGCACTCTTCTCTATTCTTTAGAAGAGGAAGGTAGAACACCAAACATCGGATCTCTTGCCTATGTAGATACGCAAGGAAATATCTATACAAAAATAGATGATCCTTTTCCTCAAATCCGAAAATATGCGGTTACTATTAGTTCTCCTGAGAATAACTGATGTTGAACGTTAATAGGTTAAAAGTTGAACCTCCAAACCTTTAACCTGCAACTTTCACTCATATCATTTACCTTATTAAACAAATAAATATCCACAGCGAAAAATTATTCTATGTCCAGCAATAGTTTTAATATCAACGACCCTTTCCAGTTTGAACCCGAGTTGAATGAAGATGATCGCATGGTCATGGAAACAGCCAGGGATTATGCGCAGAGTAAACTGGAACCCCGGGCCCTTAAAGGAAACCAGGAAGAATATTTTGATCAGGATATTGCTACTGAAATGGGTGATTTGGGCCTGCTGGGATCATATCTGCCCCCTGAATATGGTGGTGTGGATGCCAGCCAAACGGCTTATGGACTTATTGCCCGTGAAGTAGAGCGTGTGGATTCCGGTTATCGGTCTTTTATGTCAGTACAATCTTCGCTGGTAATGTATCCGATTTTTAAATTTGGAACCGAACAACAAAAGGAACGGTTCCTTCCTAAACTGGCGACCGGTGAACTGATCGGCTGCTTTGGACTAACCGAACCCGATCATGGTTCTGACCCCGGTTCAATGAGTACCACTGCTGTTAAAACGGATGAAGGTTGGATTCTTAACGGGGCTAAAATGTGGATTACCAACTCCCCCATTGCGGATATTGGGGTAGTATGGGCCAAGGCAAAAGAACACAAAGAGGATGACGGAGTGATTCGCGGTTTCCTGGTAGAAAAAAATATGGAGGGATACAGTGCTCCATCTACTAAACACAAAATGTCGCTGCGAGCTTCAGAAACCGGTGAAATGATTTTTGAGGATGTGTTTATCCCCGAAGAAAATGTATTTCCAGATATTACCGGACTTAAAGGGCCGTTTACCTGCCTTAACAGCGCCCGGTATGGTATTGCCTGGGGAACGGTTGGAGCAGCAGAATTCTGCTATCAAAAGGCGCGTGAGTATGTATTGGATCGCAGTCAGTTCGGATATCCGATAGGGGCCAATCAGCTTCCCCAAACCAAGCTTGCAAATATGCTTACCGATATTACGCAGATGCAGCTATTAGCCTGGCGACTGGGAAAACTTAAAGATGAGGGACGTGATCACCATAGTATGGTATCGATGGCCAAACGCAATAATTGTGGAAAGGCACTCGAAATTGCCCGCATCGCTCGTGATATGCACGGAGCTAATGGCATTACCGGTGAATATCGAGTTATCCACCATGTCATGAATCTTGAATCCGTAAATACTTACGAAGGTACTTACGATATCCATGG
This genomic interval carries:
- a CDS encoding sulfotransferase — translated: MQNNPILVTGIHRSGSTFVGNMLSLNRNIGYIQEPFNRDYGLKIFDVNFTYLTDTSITHQIQKTLDQLILLDKADYHIPSINREHHGLENRKELCRDFFAQPNIQNTPAFIKRLLFKSKGQLLFNRAKYDPRVDRLLIKDPLACLASSFLHQRYDMDVVILVRHPLSFAGSLKRLGWRFNFDNILSQEQLMSDYLKPYREELIYLQNKQTTVVEEAAMLWNCIYTVLTNFISKNPSFIVCRHEDIAQSPVKTFHNLYSKLNLNYTASVEKKISEHTNEDNPVSTQNNRAHQLKRNSEALIYKWKDILTEDEIIHISEKTKKIASNFYQQDFFRDI
- a CDS encoding ComEA family DNA-binding protein, translated to MKVFVIISLFLVIPYVSSAQERDSLSTEVQQDLEQALEGFDPEDAEANSEQLIQFLQELSANPVNVNTAGLHSLRQVPGLNLKTARAIIRYREERKPFETPDELVEVSGIGRVTYDKIRPYITIGKGLQLGKILYTDPRYWTSNGQFQSFSRYQRDLQPARGYLDSPEGGGYLGNAVKYYQRMGYRSNHLSINLTQEKDAGEILESPVRFDHQSWHLALEGNGKLRTLALGDYSLSFGQGLVLWNGGVFGKGGDVTGAANRSGRGIKPYTSAQESNYFRGAAATVGGRLQLTGFYSVRRLTASEISSDTIRFPTSSGYHRTARQYERRGNVRQMLYGGRLQMEFPIGIIGTTGYRTFFNRYITASQQPYARYDFRGTSISVFGIDYTLLVGPAIIFGEAARSENGGMGLVAGLESPVGEQTDMALAYRNYKKEFQSIQGSGFGESSGAPKNEEGVYLGLQHAIGENITLSGYMDQFRFPGPRFGTHQSTKGFEWLGRAEVKLTADWEVYLQWRSETKEGEYETPDELGRTQRALGNGQRSSIRANIEYQVNKNIRLRTRGELVQNREPGASLESGILLYQDVRLQLRNNLRLDTRLTVFDTESFATRVYQFENDLLYVFGSQVLFDQGQRMYLLLNYEPFSYLELWAKFGITKYEDKQVIGSGLNEIQGDTRSEIGIQARIKF
- a CDS encoding DUF4835 family protein, which encodes MGLLLLPMRGISQEIDARVTVDRSQLSNTSLSFLDNLSDEIESYINEYNWTDTDFKLQERIRLDLQITLMSTDDNFNFNAQVVVQSRRPIYNTPRETMLFFHNDENWTFNYTPNRSLRHDLLQFDTLTSFIDFYVYIVLGYDFDSFEELAGTPYFSEAQNILSQAQNSSATGWDSNNNRRNRAQLVSNLLSSNYESLRSAIYEYHRLGLDRFVDHPKEARQQIIATLQKIDEAKSRTSSNFLFDIFFNTKYRELVFIFEDAEPQVRRNAFEVLSTVDQSHLSEYRKLQ
- a CDS encoding electron transfer flavoprotein subunit beta/FixA family protein, with product MKFYVCIKQVPDIDAPIQIKDGKLIQDTDRMVLNAYDASAVEEALVLTEETDGEVEVVLVGPSKAKETIRKALAMGADKASHIVLEGEDTYDSATYAKILAKFFEDKEYDVIACGKQSQDTDAGLAGSMLAEHLNLPYTTNAVGLSIEDGKLVVKRQGDSGQEIIELPPSCLVTCSNDMNEPRIPSLKGIMQSKRKPMETIELSDLGIEEDNLSPKTKVTGYMEKPEREPGQKFEGEPEELAQKVATLLDEEANVI
- a CDS encoding electron transfer flavoprotein subunit alpha/FixB family protein, with translation MSTLLTHIVISDGKIKRSSLEVLSHVRQLAESHGHQAEAVIIDEKASDYVDEVKKYGPSTIYTIEDPVFKNHQNRPLIKALNKVIEKAAPYLIAFASTESTKDILGALAASQDAAVLSDVSEFELTDNGIQAKRPVMAAKILSDNQAEGDKILVSVRSGSYDLNEADSEAEVIDIDFSIDDNEIKASLREIIGTSDDKIDLSEAQTIVAAGRGTKDEEGQALIEELASVLNAGIGASRALTEAGIMDPSLQIGQTGKVVSPQLYIAVGISGAIQHVAGMSNSKVIVAINKDPDAPIFDIADYGIVGDLYKVLPPFIEELKKIKN
- a CDS encoding FAD-dependent oxidoreductase, which encodes MDEKFDCIIVGAGIAGLAAAMILARNNMKFLLIEKGEFAGSKNVSGGVLWGSDLAKLVPEYWKEEDGGWERFINHRRLTFMDDQSTFSIDFKSSHFNETPYSGVVVLRSKFDRWLAGKVQDAIDNSDYAMESFIATNIKVDEVLMEEDKAVGIRTGDEEFHADSVIIAEGVNNLLTRHVGLQDDYVPADHMLTGIKEVIRYDQKVLEDRFQLDGLSGMSNEFVGFATDGVEGGGFLYTNRDTISLGLVAGIKDMREKEKSPHDILNHFKNHPVIQDTIKGGEVVEYSAHVVSSGDKRVMPKELYKDGILLCGEAANLLMNAGKAIQGMDYAMRSGILGAETIIKAKEKGDYSSNTLKEYKKALEDSYVLKDINNFQDAVHMLHSPQMYQDVPNLICDFGRKFFTIDDEPTKKSRKLMSESIKKHSSYWDLMKLGFKGAKSL
- a CDS encoding ferredoxin family protein, with product MKLLDLTERLGLVSYRNQAKSDIKPHIVVDTDICNSVCPHKCTTYVCPANCYTMDEEGQVHFQVEDCIECGTCMYACDQGAVDWNYPDPEIGRGVTWNFG
- a CDS encoding carboxypeptidase-like regulatory domain-containing protein; protein product: MKFLKKEYVLSAFMLIFGLAMVSNTAVAQTTEAETEATAAATISGKVIDNASQEAVAGVEVKVSADQSATTDEEGKFNIDGLEPGTYTVTIEADGYESFSQEVMLEGNKELEIALTPSGS